A region of the Candidatus Scalindua japonica genome:
CCACTAAGATTTATAAGAGAAACACTTGAAGCAAAAGCAGAGATTGAAGCAGGACTGGGAACAGAATATGAATTTGGCACAATTAAATGAATAAAATAATCGCTTCAAACCACTTCTTGAAATTTAAAAAGAAATCGCCTAAGAAATTACAATTAGAAATAGACAATGAGGTTAAAAATATCATAAACAACCCTGAAATTGGTGAACTGAAAAAGGGTGATCTTAAAACAATACGTATTTATAAGTTCAGGTATAAAGCACAGTTTTATTTGCTTTCATACGAGGTCAAAGGGAAAACGTTATATTTATATCTAGTTGGTACACACGAAAATTACTATAAACAGTTAAAGCGATATTTGTCTTAGTACAAAATACAAGCGCTTTATCCTCATGAAAACGATCAGATAGTTTTTTTAACATTTATCCATTGAGCTTTTCCCCTTTCCACCTTTCTACGTGCCTCTGCCTGCCCAGTTAAATTAGAAGACTATTTAACTGGGGTGACTCCCTGCCCGTCCAATTTTTCCCGCCCGAACGTACGATTCGGTACGGGCAGGTTGGCGGGCATGTGAGGATTAAAAATTTGTTGTTTTCTGTTTTTTCGTTTTTGTGGTTTTGTCCTGCCCTGCCTGCCCTATAGGGAAACAAAGTTTATCCGTCAGGGCCTACCCTGTGAAATGCAAAGCATATTTAACAACATGCTCTACTGATTCAAATACGTTTCTCCATGAGACACGAAATTGTCTGGCTACTTCCTGCCAGGAAAGATACTTCGCCCAATGTGAAAGAAATATTCTGAAAGGTTCACAAATAGGACTTTTGCCCTGGGCCCATGGAATATGTTCTACGGTTACTCCATGTTCAGGACAACTTACGCGTCGCGGTTTGTATGCCAACATGACCATGTAACCCCACAAAGGTATAAAGCGAAAATATCGTTCATTTAGATGATCGTAAGTTGGCGCAGCTTCTTTGCACTGGTTACATAAACCTCTGGTTCCTTTACGTTCTTTTACT
Encoded here:
- a CDS encoding type II toxin-antitoxin system RelE/ParE family toxin, producing the protein MNKIIASNHFLKFKKKSPKKLQLEIDNEVKNIINNPEIGELKKGDLKTIRIYKFRYKAQFYLLSYEVKGKTLYLYLVGTHENYYKQLKRYLS